One stretch of Pandoraea oxalativorans DNA includes these proteins:
- a CDS encoding adenylosuccinate synthase has protein sequence MSGNALNQGRNVVVIGTQWGDEGKGKVVDWLTDHAQGVVRFQGGHNAGHTLIIGGKKTILRLIPSGIMHKEVTCYIGNGVVLSPEALFKEIEELESAGLNVCGRLRISEACTLILPYHVAIDQAREARRGAGKIGTTGRGIGPAYEDKVGRRALRVQDLFDPKAFAERLRENLDYHNFVLTQYLGAPAVDFQETLDKMLSYAERLRPMIADVSQELYAVNREGKKLLFEGAQGTLLDIDHGTYPFVTSSNCVAGAASAGAGVGPQQLHYVLGITKAYCTRVGAGPFPSELYDADNPARQEAIGLQLATVGKEFGSVTGRPRRTGWMDAAALKRSIQINGVTGLCMTKLDVLDGLETVRLCVGYKIDGKAIDILPRGAVDVARCEPVYEDFPGWTQSTVGVTEWDQLPVQAQNYLKRIEEVSGIPIDMVSTGPDRDETILLRHPFKN, from the coding sequence ATGTCCGGCAATGCTTTGAATCAGGGACGCAACGTCGTCGTTATCGGAACCCAATGGGGCGACGAAGGTAAGGGTAAGGTCGTCGACTGGCTGACCGATCACGCGCAAGGCGTGGTGCGTTTCCAGGGTGGTCACAATGCCGGACATACGCTCATCATTGGTGGCAAGAAGACGATCCTGCGCCTGATCCCGTCGGGCATCATGCACAAGGAAGTCACGTGCTACATCGGTAACGGTGTGGTGCTGTCGCCCGAAGCCCTGTTCAAGGAAATCGAAGAGCTCGAAAGCGCTGGCCTGAACGTTTGCGGTCGTCTGCGCATTTCCGAAGCCTGTACCCTGATTCTCCCGTACCACGTTGCCATCGACCAGGCGCGCGAAGCACGTCGCGGCGCGGGCAAGATCGGCACGACCGGTCGCGGCATTGGCCCGGCCTACGAAGACAAGGTTGGCCGCCGTGCACTGCGCGTGCAGGATCTGTTCGATCCGAAGGCGTTCGCCGAACGTCTGCGCGAAAACCTCGACTATCACAACTTCGTCCTGACGCAATACCTCGGCGCGCCGGCTGTCGACTTCCAGGAAACGCTGGACAAGATGCTCAGCTACGCCGAGCGTCTGCGTCCGATGATTGCCGACGTTTCGCAAGAGCTTTATGCCGTCAATCGCGAAGGCAAGAAGCTGCTGTTCGAAGGTGCGCAAGGCACGCTGCTCGACATCGATCACGGCACGTATCCGTTCGTCACCAGCAGCAACTGCGTGGCAGGTGCCGCTTCGGCTGGCGCAGGCGTCGGTCCGCAACAACTCCACTATGTGCTCGGCATCACCAAGGCGTATTGCACGCGTGTTGGCGCCGGCCCGTTCCCGAGCGAACTTTACGACGCGGATAACCCCGCCCGTCAGGAAGCCATTGGCCTGCAACTCGCGACGGTGGGTAAGGAATTCGGTTCCGTCACGGGCCGTCCGCGCCGCACGGGTTGGATGGATGCTGCTGCGCTCAAGCGTTCGATTCAGATCAACGGTGTGACCGGTCTGTGCATGACGAAGCTCGACGTGCTCGACGGTCTCGAAACGGTGCGTCTGTGCGTCGGTTACAAGATCGACGGCAAGGCGATCGACATTCTGCCGCGCGGCGCAGTGGACGTGGCCCGCTGCGAGCCGGTCTACGAAGATTTCCCGGGCTGGACGCAGAGCACCGTTGGCGTGACGGAGTGGGACCAACTGCCGGTTCAGGCTCAGAACTATCTGAAGCGTATCGAGGAAGTGAGCGGTATTCCGATCGATATGGTGTCGACCGGCCCGGATCGTGACGAAACGATTCTGTTGCGCCACCCGTTCAAGAACTAA
- a CDS encoding phosphoribosyltransferase, whose translation MNLPQNDDKNLWVSWDEYHRLIERLALKVHESNWKFDKILCLARGGLRVGDQLARIYDVPLAILATSSYREAEGTIRGDLDIAQYITITRGELEGRVLLVDDLVDSGVTLERVGKHLKERFTKVTDVRSAVLWHKACSKVAPDYAVDFLPTNPWIHQPFEEYDTLRPHNLAAWIKRGT comes from the coding sequence ATGAATCTGCCGCAAAACGACGATAAGAACCTCTGGGTCTCGTGGGACGAATATCATCGACTGATCGAGCGCCTGGCGCTCAAGGTCCATGAGTCCAACTGGAAGTTCGACAAGATCCTGTGTCTGGCCCGTGGCGGCTTGCGTGTGGGCGACCAGCTCGCACGCATTTACGACGTGCCGCTCGCGATCCTGGCGACGAGTTCGTATCGCGAAGCCGAAGGCACCATTCGTGGCGACCTCGATATCGCTCAGTACATCACCATCACGCGCGGCGAATTGGAAGGCCGTGTGCTGCTGGTCGACGATCTGGTCGATTCGGGTGTGACGCTCGAGCGTGTCGGCAAGCACCTGAAGGAGCGTTTCACGAAGGTGACGGACGTGCGCTCGGCTGTGCTGTGGCATAAGGCTTGTTCGAAGGTGGCGCCGGATTACGCGGTCGATTTCCTGCCGACGAATCCGTGGATTCACCAGCCGTTCGAAGAGTACGACACGCTGCGTCCGCACAATCTGGCGGCTTGGATCAAGCGCGGCACCTAA